In one window of Nocardiopsis aegyptia DNA:
- a CDS encoding ArsR/SmtB family transcription factor codes for MRTSDEQAAPSRVHPAPPEHERLDVAAKVFALLSDSTRLHLLWTLAGGEADVGQLTEACGASRTAVSQHLAKLRLAGLVESRKQSRHAIYRLRDGHLRRLVLEALNHADHVVTGEPFHD; via the coding sequence ATGCGCACCAGCGACGAGCAGGCCGCCCCCAGCCGGGTCCACCCGGCTCCGCCCGAGCACGAACGGCTCGACGTGGCCGCCAAGGTGTTCGCCCTGCTCTCGGACTCCACCCGGCTGCACCTGCTGTGGACGCTGGCCGGGGGTGAGGCGGACGTCGGCCAGTTGACCGAGGCCTGCGGAGCCTCGCGCACCGCCGTCTCCCAGCACCTGGCCAAGCTGCGCCTGGCCGGGCTGGTGGAATCGCGCAAGCAGTCCCGCCACGCCATCTACCGGTTGCGGGACGGACACCTGCGCCGCCTGGTGCTGGAGGCGCTCAACCACGCCGACCACGTCGTGACGGGCGAGCCCTTCCACGACTGA
- a CDS encoding helix-turn-helix domain-containing protein — MTPDTETTGQRVARLRKLRGLTQHGLADRSHVSRGLIAKVETGDRVATPAFIAAVSTALNADPTEISGQPFRGDTTSTDRVHATIPEVRRALDAVDVPLDLDMDPRPVAVLAREVEALRLASKDAKHAQVGTRLPAVLSELAVHAHTADDPRVWRYVNAAQALAVSLSRRLGYTDLANSAIRDAATSAARSDDPNLPALAQLSRALMMMMYGSWMAGLNLVRAAASRIDQHTPQALAVHGALQLRSAVLSARGTQTGTTTQSQAWDHHEQAVEAAKRLPARIQDWYALQFNPANVAIHGAAVAVEMGDFDEALRRDAEITAPVLAALPAERRAHHGIDMARAYIELGRRDKALGNLVSAERAAPQMTRYHLSARTVAAHLIDHHRTIPEPLRGLARRMQIS; from the coding sequence ATGACTCCGGACACCGAGACCACCGGCCAACGAGTAGCGCGGCTCCGCAAACTCCGGGGCCTCACCCAACACGGCCTCGCCGACCGCAGTCACGTGTCCCGGGGCCTCATCGCGAAGGTCGAGACCGGGGACCGTGTGGCCACACCCGCGTTCATCGCCGCAGTCTCGACCGCGCTCAACGCGGACCCCACCGAGATCAGTGGGCAGCCCTTCCGTGGCGACACCACCTCCACCGACCGAGTCCACGCAACGATCCCCGAAGTCCGGCGTGCCCTCGACGCCGTCGACGTCCCTCTGGATCTGGACATGGACCCCCGACCCGTGGCCGTGCTCGCCCGCGAGGTCGAGGCCCTCAGACTCGCCTCCAAGGACGCCAAGCACGCCCAGGTCGGCACGCGGCTTCCTGCGGTGCTCTCCGAACTCGCCGTTCACGCCCACACCGCCGACGACCCACGGGTGTGGCGATACGTCAACGCCGCCCAGGCGTTGGCCGTGTCCCTGTCCCGAAGGTTGGGATACACCGACCTCGCCAACTCCGCGATCAGGGATGCCGCCACCAGTGCGGCGAGGAGCGACGACCCCAATCTGCCCGCGCTCGCGCAGCTCTCCCGGGCGCTCATGATGATGATGTACGGCTCGTGGATGGCCGGTCTCAACCTCGTGCGCGCCGCCGCGAGCCGCATCGACCAGCACACCCCACAAGCGTTGGCTGTTCATGGCGCGCTCCAGCTCCGATCCGCCGTACTGTCCGCTCGCGGCACCCAGACGGGGACCACCACACAGTCGCAGGCGTGGGACCACCACGAGCAGGCCGTGGAGGCCGCGAAGCGGCTACCCGCCCGCATCCAGGACTGGTACGCGCTCCAGTTCAATCCGGCGAACGTCGCGATCCACGGAGCGGCGGTCGCGGTGGAGATGGGCGACTTCGACGAAGCACTGCGCCGGGACGCCGAGATCACCGCGCCCGTGCTCGCCGCCCTCCCGGCCGAGCGTCGTGCTCACCACGGCATCGACATGGCCCGCGCCTACATCGAGCTCGGGCGGCGCGACAAGGCGTTGGGAAACCTGGTGTCGGCCGAGCGGGCCGCTCCACAGATGACCCGCTACCACCTGTCCGCGCGCACTGTCGCAGCGCACCTGATCGACCACCACCGCACGATCCCCGAACCCCTGCGGGGGCTGGCACGGCGGATGCAGATCAGCTGA
- a CDS encoding ATP-binding protein has protein sequence MREHSEPGVSDDTRRDRGRVLTLPPRRDDVLWRGRTSFPGLPSSVGEARRWLGHRLAAVGIEPPGNLGLILSELATNAVHHTRSGLPEGRFAVRLLVRSDRLRLEVRDGGPLGNVHPLRRSTSDPLAEHGRGLVLVDSFAARWGRLPNGHGMYAEVDRRPGLVTEISGVVSTTPSRP, from the coding sequence ATGCGGGAGCACAGTGAACCGGGCGTATCCGACGACACCCGTCGTGACAGAGGACGTGTTCTGACCCTCCCGCCACGTCGCGACGACGTGCTCTGGCGCGGGCGGACCAGCTTCCCTGGGCTCCCGAGTTCCGTCGGCGAGGCCCGCCGATGGCTCGGCCACCGGCTCGCGGCTGTGGGGATCGAGCCGCCGGGGAACCTCGGCCTGATCCTGTCCGAACTCGCGACGAACGCCGTGCACCACACGCGGAGCGGCCTTCCCGAGGGCCGGTTCGCGGTCCGGCTGCTCGTCCGCTCCGACCGCCTCCGCCTGGAGGTCCGCGACGGCGGTCCACTCGGGAACGTCCACCCCCTGCGCCGTTCCACGTCGGACCCGCTCGCCGAGCACGGGCGCGGCCTCGTTCTCGTGGACTCGTTTGCCGCCCGCTGGGGCCGCCTTCCCAACGGTCACGGCATGTACGCCGAAGTCGACCGCCGACCGGGACTCGTCACCGAGATCAGTGGCGTGGTCTCGACAACACCTTCGCGCCCTTGA
- the tgmA gene encoding putative ATP-grasp-modified RiPP, which produces MPHRGRSALLESPDGESRAAIARIGDAFPLDPSTAIFEASTETGSGSATRPWGLRYAAMPKVRAEVVDAVDRWVYDPVSQQGVDRITGAPSLGRRSSGTKETTGDPDGNGPTPEETTND; this is translated from the coding sequence ATGCCTCACCGAGGCCGTTCCGCACTCCTGGAAAGCCCTGACGGAGAGTCACGCGCTGCGATCGCCCGCATCGGCGACGCCTTCCCCCTGGACCCGTCCACAGCCATCTTCGAGGCCAGCACCGAAACCGGCAGTGGGTCGGCGACCCGCCCCTGGGGCCTGCGGTACGCCGCCATGCCCAAGGTCCGAGCCGAGGTCGTCGACGCGGTGGACCGCTGGGTCTACGACCCGGTAAGCCAGCAGGGCGTCGACCGGATCACCGGCGCGCCGTCGCTGGGCAGGCGCAGCAGCGGCACCAAGGAGACCACCGGCGACCCCGACGGCAACGGACCCACGCCCGAGGAAACGACCAACGACTGA
- a CDS encoding MvdC/MvdD family ATP grasp protein — translation MLVLTGIEDGTADPVIHHLSQRGVPVVRMDPGDFPSAMTVEAEFGGDRWRGSAREAFRGVDLESVRGVYYRRPSQFTLTAGMSAPEQRWAYREARMGLGGVLLSLDCLWINQPSKMSAAEY, via the coding sequence GTGCTCGTCCTCACGGGTATCGAGGACGGCACCGCTGACCCGGTGATCCACCACCTCTCCCAGCGAGGCGTTCCGGTCGTCCGTATGGACCCGGGCGACTTTCCCTCCGCCATGACCGTCGAAGCCGAATTCGGCGGCGATCGTTGGCGGGGTTCGGCTCGTGAGGCCTTCCGAGGTGTCGACCTGGAATCGGTGCGCGGCGTCTACTATCGGCGGCCGTCCCAGTTCACACTCACCGCAGGCATGTCCGCCCCCGAACAGCGCTGGGCCTACAGGGAGGCCCGGATGGGGCTCGGCGGTGTCCTGTTGAGTTTGGACTGCCTCTGGATCAACCAGCCCTCGAAGATGAGCGCGGCCGAGTACTAG
- the tgmC gene encoding ATP-grasp peptide maturase system methyltransferase, giving the protein MTRAVQERASALIDRLVQTGALAPAGPLTEAFRRVDRGTFVPAFALYEHTSRGTRYRLVRGDIPEQREEWASHVYADETLIIEVKGKPVREALPDCTGKGRWTSSSTMPGLMAQMLNELDLKGTPRVLEIGVGSGYNAAILSEFLGSDRVTSIDISPRLVSDAAERLAGSGYHPVVAEYDGHKGYPGRAPYDRIISTTAFTHVPPAWLEQVAPGGLILVNIAGGTGGAVLKLQVGDDGTAEGRFLPEWAGFMPARSHDPRPRTSVDDEVTSGETSLDPARVRDLAFAFVAQRATVDADTVLRTADDGTDFLSMEGRDGAWAEVDIEPAPDGRFQVTQGGPRRLWTMVEDTHRWRVEHGEPEWSEFGATVTAEEQFVWHGSPVEGRRWPLSRS; this is encoded by the coding sequence ATGACCCGCGCTGTACAGGAACGCGCGTCCGCGCTGATCGATCGCCTCGTGCAAACGGGCGCGCTGGCGCCGGCTGGCCCCCTCACCGAAGCGTTCCGCCGTGTCGACAGGGGTACGTTCGTTCCCGCCTTCGCGCTGTACGAGCACACCTCCCGGGGCACGCGATACCGCCTCGTGCGCGGCGACATCCCCGAACAGCGTGAGGAGTGGGCCTCGCACGTCTACGCCGACGAGACGCTGATCATCGAGGTCAAGGGCAAACCGGTCCGCGAAGCCCTGCCCGACTGCACGGGGAAGGGACGCTGGACCAGTTCTTCCACGATGCCCGGACTCATGGCACAGATGCTCAACGAACTCGACCTCAAAGGCACCCCCCGAGTGCTGGAGATCGGGGTCGGCTCGGGGTACAACGCCGCGATCCTGAGCGAATTCCTGGGCTCGGATCGTGTGACGAGCATCGACATCTCACCCCGCCTGGTCTCCGACGCCGCCGAGCGCCTCGCGGGGTCGGGCTACCACCCGGTCGTCGCGGAGTACGACGGCCACAAGGGCTATCCCGGCCGGGCTCCCTACGACAGGATCATCTCCACGACCGCCTTCACCCATGTTCCCCCCGCGTGGCTCGAACAGGTGGCGCCCGGCGGGCTGATCCTGGTGAACATCGCGGGCGGTACGGGCGGTGCCGTGCTCAAGCTCCAGGTGGGCGACGACGGCACGGCCGAAGGCCGGTTCCTGCCCGAGTGGGCGGGGTTCATGCCCGCCCGGAGCCACGACCCGCGCCCACGTACCTCCGTGGACGACGAGGTCACGTCCGGCGAAACCTCGTTGGACCCCGCCCGGGTTCGCGACCTCGCGTTCGCGTTCGTGGCCCAACGCGCCACGGTCGACGCCGACACCGTGCTCAGGACGGCCGACGACGGCACCGACTTCCTGTCCATGGAGGGCAGGGACGGGGCTTGGGCGGAGGTCGACATCGAACCGGCGCCGGACGGCCGCTTCCAGGTCACGCAAGGCGGACCGAGGCGCCTGTGGACGATGGTGGAGGACACCCACCGCTGGCGGGTCGAACACGGGGAACCCGAGTGGAGCGAGTTCGGAGCCACCGTGACGGCCGAGGAGCAGTTCGTCTGGCATGGTTCTCCAGTGGAAGGCCGTCGATGGCCGTTGTCCCGGTCCTAG
- a CDS encoding barstar family protein, with protein sequence MTIDVTVDVGGVADSRELHVVLKRALGFPDMYGKNLDAFWDAITGLVELPRTLRFTGWRHLEEVCPREARVIREMLEEYLAEDPRGRALLFED encoded by the coding sequence ATGACGATCGACGTGACAGTGGACGTGGGCGGGGTGGCCGACTCCCGCGAGTTGCACGTCGTCCTGAAGCGGGCGCTGGGCTTCCCGGACATGTACGGGAAGAACCTGGACGCCTTCTGGGACGCGATCACCGGGCTGGTGGAACTGCCCCGGACGCTCCGGTTCACGGGGTGGCGGCACCTGGAGGAGGTCTGTCCCCGGGAGGCCAGAGTGATCCGGGAGATGCTGGAGGAGTACCTCGCGGAGGACCCACGCGGACGCGCTCTCTTGTTCGAGGACTGA
- a CDS encoding sensor histidine kinase, with amino-acid sequence MRRRMVFSTLVVTVITVMLLGLPLGALTYKLVHDESNRQLQGEAELIGAESDSMLQLHGEIDLAEFDRTYPDRFIRITPGGEASTVTAGNPALNPEEPGAPSLLRQTALTSDGTRVEVWAEADSVQQSVIQAWMGIASLSLLAIGVAVGLSMFQARRLTLPLVDLAATAERLGSGVASPWGHRYGIPEADRVAEVLDRSAERIAGLIATERHFATDASHQLRTPLTALTMRLEEIIAESENPEVVREESEAALAQTERLVETVESLLGRARKSQNPEVEPVEVDPVLNHIQAEWSPVLQQEQRGLLVTGDPGLTAMTVPTDLSQILATLVENAYKHGAGTVTIRRMDTGQSVRIEVSDEGDGVPEHLAGRIFEREVSGGGGTGLGLALARHIAESEGARIELVQIQPTTFALFLPAGAGGLTKMTGPV; translated from the coding sequence ATGCGCAGGAGGATGGTCTTCTCCACGCTCGTGGTGACCGTCATCACCGTCATGCTGCTCGGGCTGCCCCTGGGCGCTCTCACGTACAAGCTCGTGCACGACGAGAGCAACCGCCAGCTCCAGGGCGAGGCCGAACTCATCGGCGCCGAGAGCGACAGCATGCTCCAACTCCACGGCGAGATCGACCTGGCCGAGTTCGACCGGACCTACCCCGACCGTTTCATCCGCATCACACCCGGGGGCGAGGCCTCCACTGTGACGGCGGGCAATCCGGCTCTCAACCCGGAGGAGCCCGGCGCGCCCAGCCTGCTCCGCCAGACCGCGCTCACCAGCGACGGGACGCGCGTGGAGGTCTGGGCGGAGGCCGATTCGGTCCAGCAGAGCGTGATCCAGGCCTGGATGGGCATCGCGTCGCTGTCCCTGCTGGCCATCGGGGTGGCGGTGGGCCTGTCCATGTTCCAGGCGCGCAGGCTCACCCTGCCGCTCGTGGACCTGGCGGCCACCGCGGAGCGGCTGGGCTCCGGCGTGGCCTCGCCGTGGGGCCACCGGTACGGGATCCCCGAGGCGGACCGGGTGGCGGAGGTCCTGGACCGCAGCGCCGAGCGCATCGCGGGGCTCATCGCCACCGAGCGCCACTTCGCCACCGACGCCTCCCACCAGCTGCGCACGCCGCTCACGGCACTCACGATGCGGCTGGAGGAGATCATCGCCGAGTCCGAGAACCCGGAGGTGGTGCGGGAGGAGAGCGAGGCCGCCCTCGCCCAGACCGAGCGGCTGGTGGAGACGGTGGAGAGCCTCCTGGGGCGGGCACGCAAGAGCCAGAACCCCGAGGTCGAACCCGTTGAGGTGGATCCGGTGCTCAACCACATCCAGGCGGAGTGGTCACCCGTCCTCCAGCAGGAGCAGCGCGGACTGCTCGTCACCGGGGACCCGGGCCTGACCGCGATGACGGTGCCCACCGACCTGTCGCAGATCCTGGCGACACTGGTGGAGAACGCCTACAAGCACGGCGCGGGCACGGTCACCATCCGGCGCATGGACACCGGCCAGTCGGTGCGCATCGAGGTCAGCGACGAGGGGGACGGCGTACCGGAGCACCTGGCCGGCCGGATCTTCGAGCGCGAGGTCAGCGGGGGCGGCGGTACCGGCCTGGGGCTGGCTCTGGCCCGGCACATCGCCGAGTCCGAGGGCGCCCGGATCGAGCTGGTCCAGATCCAACCGACCACCTTCGCCCTGTTCCTCCCGGCGGGCGCCGGCGGCCTCACCAAGATGACCGGCCCCGTCTGA
- a CDS encoding response regulator transcription factor, which produces MTCVLLAEDDVSISEPLARALRREGYTVDVTVNGIETLDRARAGDIDLMVLDLGLPEMDGLEVARRLRAEGHGTPILILTARADEVDTVVGLDAGADDYVTKPFRLAELLARVRALLRRGGAEVPVVHGVRIDNDSRRAWLGERELQLTTKEFDLLRVLVRDAGKVVTREQIMREVWDTNWWGSTKTLDMHISWLRRKLGDDANQPSYITTVRGVGFRFERD; this is translated from the coding sequence ATGACCTGCGTTTTGCTGGCCGAAGACGATGTCTCGATCTCCGAGCCTCTCGCGCGCGCACTCCGCCGCGAGGGCTATACGGTGGATGTGACCGTCAACGGCATTGAGACACTCGACCGTGCCCGTGCGGGAGACATCGACCTCATGGTCCTTGATCTCGGGCTGCCCGAAATGGACGGGCTTGAGGTGGCACGTCGGCTGCGAGCCGAGGGTCACGGAACGCCGATCCTCATCCTGACCGCCCGTGCCGACGAGGTCGACACCGTCGTCGGCCTCGACGCCGGCGCCGACGACTACGTCACCAAGCCCTTCCGCCTGGCCGAACTCCTCGCCCGTGTCCGGGCCCTGCTGCGCCGGGGCGGCGCGGAGGTGCCGGTGGTGCACGGTGTTCGAATCGACAACGACTCGCGACGCGCGTGGCTGGGCGAGCGCGAACTCCAACTCACGACGAAGGAGTTCGATCTCCTGCGGGTGCTCGTCCGCGACGCGGGCAAGGTGGTCACTCGTGAACAGATCATGCGCGAGGTGTGGGACACCAACTGGTGGGGTTCGACGAAGACCCTCGACATGCACATCTCCTGGCTGCGCCGCAAACTCGGCGATGACGCCAACCAGCCCTCGTACATCACGACCGTTCGTGGCGTGGGATTCCGCTTCGAGCGGGACTGA
- a CDS encoding bifunctional metallophosphatase/5'-nucleotidase, whose amino-acid sequence MSRLVRASGALLLSGALVASSAVAAGADTAEDPAFTLTVLHGNDPESQLLHASADAGFGGAARYTTLFRQLRAEEAAGGGTGEAAERGVVSVNSGDMYLPGPELAASLEEGAPFYDAIVANEIGYDAVAMGNHEFDFGPDFYARFVGDLTGDTRVVAANVDVSGEPGLAALADSGRIAPSTVVETGGERVGVVGALYPDLASISSPRNVVLDEVVGPVQAEVDRLTADGVDKIVLISHLQGIAFEQRVGQELTDVDVIVAGGGHEVMAAPEDALVPGDEITANPVTGDPLHYPLVVSDAEGGDLPIVTAGSDYEYVGRLVVNFDDAGELVSVADRSGAVRVSGTGEDAVEEDATVRAEVTEPVAAHVDSLAETEVAQSEVGLDGTRDPGVRTQETNLGSLMADALLDTGRRRAEEYGVPEPQIGIQNGGGIRNGSVIPAGPLTVLDTYSIAPFANQTVVVPDLPRTQIKELLEHGVSAAPAADGRFMQVGGVNFAYDPERTAQEVDAEGTVLTPGERVRNVVLHDGTVLVADGEVVDGPPVSVATIDFSARGGDMYPFRGAPFTVVGTTYQGALESFLTTTLQGRVTAADYPEGGSGRIVVGEEATDPGTPVTGTLEQVREPVREGVSAHFRYSTDAPDSDNVVALFAEGTSPGDGEPLATAKAHKSEGRTAVRTRGLGTGEFTAYLLDGDGAVLAGPEAFEIVPRR is encoded by the coding sequence ATGTCCAGACTCGTACGCGCTTCGGGCGCCCTGCTGCTGTCGGGTGCCCTGGTGGCCTCGTCGGCGGTGGCCGCCGGAGCGGACACGGCGGAGGATCCCGCCTTCACTCTGACGGTCCTGCACGGCAACGACCCCGAGTCGCAGCTGCTGCACGCCTCGGCCGACGCCGGGTTCGGCGGCGCCGCCCGCTACACCACGCTGTTCCGGCAGCTGCGCGCGGAGGAGGCCGCGGGCGGCGGGACCGGTGAGGCCGCCGAGCGCGGTGTGGTGTCGGTCAACTCGGGTGACATGTACCTGCCGGGCCCGGAGCTGGCCGCCTCGCTGGAGGAGGGCGCGCCCTTCTACGACGCCATCGTCGCCAACGAGATCGGCTACGACGCGGTCGCGATGGGCAACCACGAGTTCGACTTCGGGCCGGACTTCTACGCGCGCTTCGTCGGCGACCTGACCGGGGACACCCGCGTGGTCGCGGCCAACGTGGACGTGTCCGGTGAGCCGGGTCTGGCCGCGCTGGCCGACTCGGGGCGGATCGCGCCCAGCACGGTCGTGGAGACGGGCGGCGAGCGGGTCGGCGTCGTCGGCGCCCTCTATCCGGACCTGGCCAGCATCTCCAGTCCCCGCAACGTCGTGCTGGACGAGGTCGTGGGACCCGTCCAGGCCGAGGTCGACCGGCTCACCGCCGACGGCGTGGACAAGATCGTGCTGATCTCCCACCTGCAGGGCATCGCGTTCGAGCAGCGCGTCGGCCAGGAGCTGACCGACGTGGACGTCATCGTCGCCGGCGGCGGGCACGAGGTCATGGCCGCGCCCGAGGACGCGCTCGTCCCCGGTGACGAGATCACCGCGAACCCCGTCACGGGCGACCCGCTGCACTACCCGCTGGTGGTCAGTGACGCCGAGGGCGGCGACCTGCCGATCGTCACCGCCGGGTCCGACTACGAGTACGTGGGCCGGCTGGTCGTCAACTTCGACGACGCGGGCGAGCTCGTCTCGGTCGCCGACCGGTCCGGCGCGGTGCGCGTCTCGGGTACCGGTGAGGACGCCGTCGAGGAGGACGCGACCGTGCGCGCGGAGGTGACCGAGCCGGTCGCCGCCCACGTGGACTCCCTCGCCGAGACCGAGGTCGCCCAGAGCGAGGTGGGCCTGGACGGGACCCGCGACCCGGGTGTGCGCACCCAGGAGACCAACCTGGGCAGCCTGATGGCCGACGCGCTGCTGGACACGGGGCGGCGCCGGGCCGAGGAGTACGGCGTCCCTGAACCGCAGATCGGGATCCAGAACGGCGGTGGCATCCGCAACGGCTCGGTGATCCCGGCCGGTCCGCTCACGGTGCTCGACACCTACTCGATCGCGCCCTTCGCGAACCAGACCGTGGTGGTCCCCGACCTGCCCCGGACGCAGATCAAGGAGCTGCTGGAGCACGGTGTGTCCGCCGCTCCGGCCGCCGACGGCCGCTTCATGCAGGTGGGCGGCGTCAACTTCGCCTACGACCCCGAGCGCACCGCCCAGGAGGTCGACGCCGAGGGCACGGTCCTCACCCCGGGCGAGCGGGTGCGCAACGTGGTGCTGCACGACGGCACGGTGCTGGTGGCCGACGGCGAGGTCGTGGACGGCCCGCCCGTGTCGGTCGCCACGATCGACTTCTCCGCGCGCGGCGGCGACATGTACCCGTTCCGGGGAGCTCCCTTCACCGTGGTGGGCACCACCTACCAGGGTGCGCTGGAGAGCTTCCTGACGACGACGCTGCAGGGCCGTGTGACGGCCGCCGACTACCCCGAGGGCGGCTCCGGCCGCATCGTGGTGGGCGAGGAGGCGACGGACCCGGGCACGCCCGTGACCGGGACGCTGGAGCAGGTGCGCGAGCCGGTCCGCGAGGGCGTCTCGGCGCACTTCCGGTACTCGACCGACGCCCCGGACTCCGACAACGTGGTGGCCCTGTTCGCCGAGGGCACCTCGCCCGGTGACGGCGAGCCGCTCGCCACGGCCAAGGCGCACAAGTCCGAGGGCCGGACCGCGGTGCGCACGCGGGGCCTGGGCACCGGAGAGTTCACCGCCTACCTGCTGGACGGGGACGGAGCCGTGCTGGCCGGACCGGAGGCGTTCGAGATCGTCCCCCGCCGTTAG
- a CDS encoding serine/threonine-protein kinase: MKARGVRRLKPLEPGDPAEVGGHRIVGRVGSGGMGTVYAADSPGVHGYLAVKVVHAAQAGDRRFRERFAHEARLLAKVNSPSVARFVRADVEAERPWMITEYVPGPTLRYHVERFGRLRGGMLLGLAVGTAEALRAIHDAGVVHRDLKPSNIVLSATGPKLLDFGIAHPVEDPDPTKWIRLRKMRRAYRDLRLPSPDTLSDERPSVRRDRLGTPGWMSPEQYHRQPTTQKADIFLWGAAVAFASVAHDPFGRADDKEMARRVMFEEPDLQHLPKGLHELVEAAMAKDPDDRPDAPGLLRAALALEGPEGGVKAPVPPPDRVTVRGLLERRWTSVAVRPPRPPR, encoded by the coding sequence ATGAAGGCACGCGGTGTCCGCCGGCTCAAGCCACTGGAGCCGGGCGATCCCGCCGAGGTCGGCGGGCACAGGATCGTGGGCCGCGTCGGCTCCGGAGGGATGGGCACCGTGTACGCGGCCGACTCCCCCGGGGTGCACGGCTACCTCGCGGTGAAGGTCGTGCACGCCGCGCAGGCGGGCGACCGGCGCTTCCGCGAGCGGTTCGCGCACGAGGCGCGCCTGCTCGCCAAGGTCAACAGCCCCTCGGTGGCCCGCTTCGTGCGCGCCGACGTGGAGGCCGAGCGGCCCTGGATGATCACGGAGTACGTGCCCGGCCCCACCCTGCGGTACCACGTGGAGCGCTTCGGCCGGCTGCGCGGCGGAATGCTCCTCGGGCTGGCCGTGGGCACCGCCGAGGCGCTGCGCGCGATCCACGACGCCGGGGTGGTCCACCGCGACCTCAAGCCCAGCAACATCGTGCTCTCGGCGACGGGTCCCAAACTGCTCGACTTCGGCATCGCGCACCCCGTCGAGGATCCCGACCCCACCAAGTGGATCCGGCTGCGCAAGATGCGCCGGGCCTACCGCGACCTGCGGCTCCCCTCGCCGGACACGCTCTCCGACGAGCGGCCCAGCGTGCGGCGCGACCGGCTGGGCACGCCCGGGTGGATGAGCCCCGAGCAGTACCACCGCCAGCCCACGACCCAGAAGGCCGACATCTTCCTGTGGGGCGCGGCGGTCGCCTTCGCCTCCGTCGCGCACGACCCCTTCGGCCGCGCCGACGACAAGGAGATGGCCCGGCGGGTCATGTTCGAGGAGCCCGACCTCCAGCACCTGCCGAAGGGCCTGCACGAACTGGTGGAGGCGGCGATGGCCAAGGACCCCGACGACCGCCCGGACGCGCCCGGTCTGCTGCGCGCCGCGCTGGCGCTGGAGGGGCCCGAGGGCGGGGTGAAGGCCCCCGTGCCGCCCCCGGACCGGGTCACCGTGCGCGGCCTGCTGGAGCGCCGGTGGACCTCGGTGGCGGTCCGGCCCCCGCGACCGCCCCGATGA
- a CDS encoding MmcQ/YjbR family DNA-binding protein — protein sequence MTPEQIIDAALWFPEATESEPFGPGALVYKVSGQKLFALLLGGSGDGPATVNLKCDPELALELRHQFAAVTPGYHMNKRHWNSVLLDGTVPDDEVLEMLRHSYVLVARSLRRADRDRVLAVLGEDAPELGTASART from the coding sequence ATGACACCGGAACAGATCATCGACGCGGCCCTGTGGTTCCCCGAGGCCACCGAGAGCGAGCCCTTCGGCCCCGGCGCACTGGTCTACAAGGTGTCGGGCCAGAAGCTGTTCGCGCTGCTCCTCGGCGGAAGCGGTGACGGTCCCGCCACGGTCAACCTCAAGTGCGACCCCGAACTGGCGCTGGAGCTGCGCCACCAGTTCGCGGCCGTCACCCCCGGCTACCACATGAACAAACGGCACTGGAACTCCGTGCTCCTGGACGGCACGGTGCCCGACGACGAGGTCCTGGAGATGCTCAGACACTCCTACGTCCTGGTGGCCCGGAGCCTGCGCCGGGCCGACCGCGACCGCGTGCTCGCCGTCCTGGGGGAGGACGCACCCGAACTCGGAACG